In Natronococcus occultus SP4, the following proteins share a genomic window:
- a CDS encoding DUF7525 family protein produces MAEHSESTDKGLGLAIALGAVATIGAGGMLVGAPDIEAAWGFAGAMLFSALAVVAIHLYWD; encoded by the coding sequence ATGGCTGAACATTCGGAGTCGACGGATAAGGGTCTGGGACTGGCGATCGCGCTGGGCGCGGTCGCGACGATCGGCGCGGGCGGAATGCTGGTCGGCGCCCCCGACATCGAAGCCGCCTGGGGGTTCGCCGGGGCGATGCTGTTTAGTGCGCTGGCGGTCGTCGCTATCCACCTCTATTGGGACTAA
- a CDS encoding DUF7123 family protein has protein sequence MTDYSDEEQRILSYLRESAARGEQYFRAKNIADAIGLSSKQVGARLPHLAEKSEDVDIEKWGRARSTTWRVTVS, from the coding sequence ATGACGGACTACTCCGACGAAGAGCAGCGGATTCTCTCGTACCTTCGCGAGAGCGCCGCCCGCGGCGAGCAGTACTTCCGGGCGAAAAACATCGCCGACGCCATCGGGCTCTCGTCGAAGCAGGTCGGCGCTCGTCTCCCCCATCTCGCCGAGAAATCCGAGGACGTCGACATCGAGAAGTGGGGCCGGGCCCGGTCGACGACCTGGCGGGTCACCGTCAGCTGA
- a CDS encoding SRPBCC family protein has translation MTVRVDRSFEVAAPPDRVWEFISEPENRARAISVVREYSVDGPEGRQATWQVELPIPLVRQTVAVETEDVTRRPPEYVKFTGRSKGLDVTGEHRIVETETGSRLENEFVVDGKLPGVEKFFKRNLDEELENLRRALERELEGSP, from the coding sequence ATGACTGTACGCGTCGACCGGTCGTTCGAGGTCGCGGCGCCGCCGGATCGGGTCTGGGAGTTCATCTCGGAGCCGGAGAACCGCGCCCGGGCGATCAGCGTCGTCCGGGAGTACTCCGTGGACGGACCGGAGGGTCGGCAAGCGACCTGGCAGGTAGAGCTTCCGATCCCGCTGGTCCGCCAGACGGTCGCCGTCGAAACCGAGGACGTCACCCGCCGTCCCCCCGAGTACGTCAAGTTCACCGGACGGTCGAAGGGGTTAGACGTTACCGGCGAACACCGGATCGTCGAGACCGAGACCGGGAGCCGCCTCGAGAACGAGTTCGTCGTCGACGGGAAACTGCCTGGCGTCGAGAAGTTCTTCAAACGGAACTTAGACGAGGAGCTCGAGAACCTCCGTCGGGCGCTCGAGCGGGAGCTGGAGGGATCGCCGTGA
- a CDS encoding carbon-nitrogen family hydrolase produces the protein MTSGVELALAQLEIEAGDVEGNVERALTAVERAADRGADLVALPELFNVGYFAFELYERRAEPFEGETFRRLREAAAEHGIAVLAGTIVEDLAETETVETPADEGLANTAALFDADGELQLVYRKHHLFGYESAEAELLVPGERIETASIGGVTIGVTTCYDLRFPELYRELVDAGAELLVIPSAWPYPRIEHWETLSRARAIEDQCYVATVNGAGEFEDATLLGRSTVYDPWGVTLASSGDDPALVTATIEPETVADVREEFPALRDRRL, from the coding sequence GTGACCAGCGGAGTCGAGCTCGCGCTGGCCCAGCTCGAGATCGAGGCCGGCGACGTCGAGGGCAACGTCGAGCGCGCGCTCACGGCGGTCGAACGGGCCGCCGACCGGGGCGCCGACCTGGTCGCGCTGCCGGAGCTGTTCAACGTCGGCTACTTCGCGTTCGAGCTCTACGAGCGCCGCGCGGAGCCGTTCGAGGGGGAGACGTTCCGACGCCTTCGCGAGGCCGCCGCCGAGCACGGGATCGCCGTCCTCGCGGGCACCATCGTCGAGGACCTCGCCGAGACCGAGACCGTCGAGACCCCCGCCGACGAGGGGCTGGCCAACACCGCCGCGCTGTTCGACGCCGACGGCGAGTTGCAGCTGGTCTACCGGAAACACCACCTCTTCGGTTACGAGTCCGCCGAGGCGGAGCTGCTGGTTCCCGGCGAGCGGATCGAGACCGCCTCGATCGGCGGCGTAACGATCGGCGTGACGACCTGCTACGACCTGCGGTTCCCGGAGCTGTACCGCGAACTGGTCGACGCTGGCGCCGAGCTGCTGGTGATCCCGAGCGCCTGGCCCTACCCCCGGATCGAGCACTGGGAGACGCTCTCGCGGGCCCGCGCGATCGAGGACCAGTGTTACGTCGCGACCGTCAACGGGGCCGGAGAGTTCGAGGACGCCACCCTGCTGGGACGGTCGACGGTCTACGACCCCTGGGGCGTGACGCTCGCTTCCAGCGGCGACGACCCGGCCCTCGTGACGGCCACAATCGAGCCCGAGACGGTCGCCGACGTCCGCGAGGAGTTCCCCGCGCTCCGGGACCGCCGACTGTAG
- a CDS encoding 2Fe-2S iron-sulfur cluster-binding protein: MPTVTYEAEEIDCEDGAILRDVLLEAGLSPHNGRAALLNCRGHGTCGTCAVEIDGPVSEPTTREKRRLSVPPHDPDGGLRLSCQTEVQGDLAVEKHGGFWGQHRAESSRD, from the coding sequence ATGCCGACGGTTACCTACGAGGCGGAGGAGATCGACTGCGAGGACGGCGCGATCCTTCGGGACGTCCTGCTCGAGGCGGGGCTGTCGCCGCACAACGGGCGGGCGGCCCTGCTCAACTGCCGGGGCCACGGAACCTGTGGCACGTGCGCGGTGGAGATCGACGGCCCCGTAAGCGAGCCGACGACGCGCGAAAAACGCCGGCTCTCGGTGCCGCCACACGATCCCGACGGCGGGCTGCGACTCTCCTGTCAGACGGAAGTACAGGGTGATCTGGCCGTCGAGAAACACGGCGGGTTCTGGGGACAGCACCGAGCGGAGTCGTCCCGCGACTAG
- a CDS encoding helix-turn-helix domain-containing protein, with translation MSLEGEPSSVGLTLELWHPDCWAIEATDRTGGGVLAHAVYNSPRTDGGGPRTVTGLFTAFGETSAEVERLLEAIRDSEHAGDLFELQERFGRARNAPGNVVREFFLEYDPDEMICPALLEHGFVHSAPVRIEDGSERWQLRFAGDRSAIESSLDDVRDQTGAEVTVTAITSSEDRSTREQRLDTLTAAQRRAFEHARETGYYEWPRETTTQELADDLGIAKSTLLEHLRRAESKLLDP, from the coding sequence ATGAGTCTGGAGGGCGAGCCGTCGAGCGTCGGACTGACGCTCGAGCTCTGGCACCCCGACTGCTGGGCGATCGAAGCGACCGACCGGACGGGAGGTGGCGTGCTCGCTCACGCGGTCTACAACTCGCCCCGAACCGACGGCGGCGGTCCGAGGACGGTCACCGGACTGTTCACGGCGTTCGGCGAGACGTCCGCGGAGGTCGAGCGGCTGCTGGAGGCGATCCGGGACTCCGAACACGCGGGAGACCTGTTCGAACTCCAGGAGCGGTTCGGTCGGGCCCGCAACGCGCCGGGCAACGTCGTCCGCGAGTTTTTCCTCGAGTACGATCCCGACGAGATGATCTGTCCCGCGCTACTCGAGCACGGGTTCGTCCACAGCGCACCGGTTCGCATCGAGGACGGCAGCGAGCGCTGGCAGCTCCGGTTCGCCGGGGATCGCTCGGCGATCGAGTCCTCGCTGGACGACGTTCGCGACCAGACCGGCGCCGAGGTGACGGTGACCGCGATCACGTCCTCGGAGGATCGGTCGACCCGCGAGCAGCGCCTCGATACGCTGACGGCGGCACAGCGGCGGGCGTTCGAGCACGCCCGCGAGACCGGCTACTACGAGTGGCCACGGGAGACCACGACCCAGGAGCTGGCCGACGACCTCGGGATCGCGAAGTCGACGCTGCTCGAGCACCTGCGGCGGGCGGAGTCGAAGCTACTGGATCCGTAG
- a CDS encoding M24 family metallopeptidase, which translates to MQNLAIPESEHRNRKRELVERAKEDGYDGLVLFGALNIHYISGMYHLPTERPVALGVTDERVEAVVPRLEQEHASREDFPIDDVTTYFEYPQDDPMDRVAEMCKRLGLANGTVAVDSDGSPSRNGYAGPSLSELVPANVGVEDYITDMRETKSDAEVELIREASVWANLGHRLLQERIEVGRRPIEVRAEVEADAVKTMLDTLGDRYEMRSWANPMQCLFTTGEVTELPHSMDQTTRIERGDNIVTIVKPNVGGYTTELERTMFVGEVSDEQRTYFEIMRESQEIAIDAIEPGVEYAAVEEAVVDYYEEQGVAKYTQHHVGHNIGMEGHERPFLDVDQDGEIRSGELFTVEPGFYMPDLGGFRHSDTVLVTEDGTKTLTYYPRDLESLIV; encoded by the coding sequence ATGCAAAATCTCGCGATTCCCGAATCGGAACATCGAAATCGGAAACGGGAGCTGGTCGAACGCGCTAAGGAGGACGGCTACGACGGGCTCGTCCTTTTCGGAGCGTTGAATATTCACTACATCAGCGGAATGTATCACCTTCCGACCGAACGACCGGTTGCGCTCGGCGTTACTGACGAGCGCGTCGAAGCGGTCGTTCCACGACTCGAACAGGAACACGCCTCGCGGGAGGACTTCCCGATCGACGACGTGACGACGTACTTCGAGTACCCGCAGGACGATCCGATGGACCGCGTCGCCGAGATGTGCAAGCGACTCGGGCTCGCGAATGGGACGGTCGCGGTCGATTCTGACGGGAGCCCGTCCCGAAACGGGTACGCCGGGCCGTCACTCTCGGAGCTGGTTCCCGCGAACGTCGGCGTCGAGGACTACATCACTGACATGCGGGAGACGAAAAGCGACGCGGAGGTCGAACTCATCCGGGAAGCGAGCGTCTGGGCGAACCTCGGGCACCGTCTCCTCCAGGAGCGGATCGAGGTCGGACGGCGGCCGATCGAAGTTCGCGCGGAGGTCGAGGCCGACGCGGTGAAGACGATGCTCGATACTCTCGGCGATCGCTACGAAATGCGTTCGTGGGCGAACCCGATGCAGTGTCTGTTCACGACCGGCGAGGTTACCGAGCTTCCCCACAGCATGGACCAAACGACGCGGATCGAACGAGGCGACAACATCGTAACTATCGTCAAGCCCAACGTCGGCGGCTATACGACGGAACTCGAGCGAACGATGTTCGTCGGCGAGGTCTCCGACGAGCAGCGAACGTACTTCGAGATCATGCGGGAGTCCCAGGAGATCGCGATCGACGCGATCGAACCGGGCGTCGAATACGCCGCCGTCGAGGAGGCCGTCGTCGACTACTACGAAGAACAGGGTGTTGCGAAGTACACCCAACACCACGTCGGCCACAACATCGGGATGGAGGGCCACGAACGGCCGTTCCTCGACGTCGATCAGGACGGCGAGATCCGTTCCGGGGAGCTGTTTACCGTCGAGCCCGGCTTCTACATGCCGGACCTGGGCGGATTCCGCCACTCCGATACGGTGCTCGTGACCGAGGACGGAACGAAGACGCTCACGTACTATCCCCGCGACCTCGAGAGCCTGATCGTGTAG
- a CDS encoding sodium:solute symporter family protein, translating into MAVEANATLLYIVVGYLIVMLGVGAWAYGKTETAEDFMVAGRSLGAVVIAGTLMATWMGSGTVTGGANSIAYDNGLWPALLFGTAALIGIGILKALAPRIRGFDKLTVPEMIEEELGREGRIISLVVIAFAYVGIVSYQFIGLGFVLNVTTGISVTQGTIIGTVVIIALAAMGGLMSVAYTDAISAFLMLIGLVVAVPFVVLNAGGVEGIAANVPETHFDALGNLSFLQFFALWAPPLLLILADQNMYQRIIAGESDEGTNTGLIAWFVGVAAAMTLVPVIAFASRAMFPELDPGMALIATTTEIPVWVGGILLAAAAAFIITTGSSYLLSACTNLSQDLYKGFINPNASDQRVFWLTRLFVIVLGVFAFVLGQYFPTILEVQMYSYTAYGAAITPPLLAIFLMRDRLTKRGGLTGMIVGALLAVTWDTVLASPYGLDAVIVAAPVGGLLIVAVSYLTTDTSTPTASRT; encoded by the coding sequence ATGGCAGTCGAAGCTAACGCAACGTTGCTCTACATCGTCGTCGGCTACCTGATCGTGATGCTCGGCGTCGGGGCCTGGGCCTACGGGAAGACCGAGACCGCCGAGGACTTCATGGTCGCCGGCCGGAGCCTCGGCGCGGTGGTCATCGCGGGAACGCTGATGGCGACGTGGATGGGCTCCGGGACGGTCACCGGGGGCGCAAACTCCATTGCGTACGACAACGGGTTGTGGCCCGCGCTCCTCTTCGGAACGGCTGCACTCATCGGCATCGGGATCCTGAAAGCGCTCGCGCCCCGGATCCGCGGGTTCGACAAGCTGACGGTTCCCGAAATGATCGAGGAGGAACTCGGGCGAGAAGGCCGTATCATTAGCCTGGTCGTTATCGCCTTCGCGTACGTCGGCATCGTCTCCTACCAGTTCATCGGCCTCGGGTTCGTCCTGAACGTCACGACCGGAATTTCTGTCACGCAGGGGACGATCATCGGGACGGTCGTCATCATCGCGCTGGCAGCGATGGGCGGACTCATGTCCGTCGCGTACACCGACGCGATCAGCGCCTTTCTGATGCTGATCGGACTCGTCGTCGCCGTCCCGTTCGTCGTCCTCAACGCCGGTGGCGTCGAGGGGATCGCGGCGAACGTCCCCGAGACCCACTTCGATGCGCTCGGGAATCTCTCTTTCCTGCAGTTTTTCGCGCTGTGGGCCCCTCCGCTCCTGTTGATTCTCGCCGACCAGAACATGTACCAGCGGATCATCGCTGGCGAAAGCGACGAGGGAACGAACACCGGGTTGATCGCCTGGTTCGTCGGGGTTGCAGCGGCCATGACGCTCGTTCCAGTGATCGCGTTCGCGTCGAGAGCGATGTTTCCGGAACTCGATCCTGGGATGGCGCTGATCGCGACGACGACCGAGATTCCGGTCTGGGTCGGTGGCATTCTCCTCGCGGCCGCGGCGGCGTTTATTATTACAACCGGTAGCTCCTACCTGTTGTCCGCCTGTACGAACCTCTCGCAGGACCTCTACAAGGGGTTCATCAATCCGAACGCCTCGGACCAACGGGTCTTCTGGCTGACGCGGCTCTTCGTGATCGTGCTCGGCGTCTTTGCGTTCGTCCTCGGACAGTACTTCCCGACCATTCTCGAGGTCCAGATGTATTCGTATACGGCCTACGGTGCTGCGATCACGCCGCCACTCCTGGCGATCTTCCTGATGCGTGATCGGCTGACGAAGCGCGGCGGTCTCACCGGAATGATCGTCGGTGCGCTGCTTGCGGTGACGTGGGATACGGTACTCGCGAGTCCCTACGGACTGGACGCGGTGATCGTTGCCGCACCCGTCGGTGGACTGCTCATCGTCGCCGTTAGCTATCTCACAACCGACACGTCGACTCCGACCGCGAGTCGTACCTGA